The following is a genomic window from Desulfatiglans sp..
AGATCAAACATAAAACCCGGTATTAAAGTAAAGGTTGTGCAGAAGCAGGACCAGCGGTCCGGCAAATTAACTGAAGGGATAGTTAAGGACCTCCTGACCAACTCTGCGATGCATCCTCATGGCATCAAGGTGCGACTGGAAAGTGGGATAGTAGGCAGGGTAAAAGAGATAATTCAGTGAACCGCGAACCACACGAACGACACGAAAAAAATATTTTAAAAAGTAATAAAACCTTTCGTGTTTTTAGTGTATTTAGTGGTAAAAAATCTTTTGCGCTGTTCGCCTGTCCCGCCATCTTGTCGAGGCGTAGCTCTATAGCGAAGACTGAAGTATGAATGTCTTTTACGACGGCGGATGTATTTCGTGGTAAATAATTCTTTTCGCGCTGTTCGCCTGTTTCGCGGTAAAATTAAAACTTTAATCAAGGAGG
Proteins encoded in this region:
- a CDS encoding YwbE family protein, with amino-acid sequence MDGKTRSNIKPGIKVKVVQKQDQRSGKLTEGIVKDLLTNSAMHPHGIKVRLESGIVGRVKEIIQ